From the Anguilla anguilla isolate fAngAng1 chromosome 8, fAngAng1.pri, whole genome shotgun sequence genome, one window contains:
- the hsd17b8 gene encoding estradiol 17-beta-dehydrogenase 8 → MAAPLRLISRLAVVTGGGSGIGRAVCQRFAAEGASVVVADVNEDSANQTLASLPGGHRGQEHLAVGVEVSSRESVERLVTAIQCRYFQPPSVCVSAAGITRDEFMLKMEEDDFDRVIQVNLKGTFLVTQAVSKALVASGSPKGSIITVGSIVGKVGNIGQVNYSASKAGVEGLTRTAAKELSRFGIRCNCVLPGFIATPMTDAVPEKVISKMTSLIPLGRMGQPAEVADACAFLASDDSRYITGVSIEVTGGLFIG, encoded by the exons ATGGCGGCGCCCTTGAGACTCATATCCAGGTTGGCTGTTGTCACAG gagggggcagcggTATTGGTCGGGCCGTCTGCCAGCGCTTCGCTGCGGAGGGAGCGTCGGTGGTGGTCGCCGATGTCAACGAggactcagccaatcagacgctgGCGAGCCTGCCGGGGGGCCACCGAGGCCAGGAGCACCTGGCGGTGGGAGTGGAGGTGTCCTCCAGGGAGAGCGTGGAGAGGCTGGTCACTGCCATACAG TGTCGGTACTTCCAGCCCCCTtccgtgtgtgtcagtgctgcggGGATCACTCGGGACGAGTTCATGCTGAAAATGGAGGAGGACGACTTTGACAGGGTCATCCAGGTCAACCTGAAG GGTACCTTCCTTGTCACACAGGCCGTCTCTAAGGCCCTGGTTGCCAGTGGATCCCCCAAAGGGTCCATCATCACTGTGGGCAGCATTGTGGGCAAG GTGGGGAACATTGGGCAGGTGAACTACTCCGCCTCCAAAGCTGGAGTGGAGGGGTTAACAAGAACTGCAGCCAAGGAGCTGAGCAG GTTTGGGATTCGCTGTAATTGTGTGCTTCCTGGGTTCATAGCCACGCCGATGACCGATGCAGTACCTGAGAAAGTGAtcagtaag ATGACCTCCCTGATACCGCTGGGGAGAATGGGACAACCTGcag AGGTAGCAGACGCGTGTGCTTTCCTGGCCTCTGATGACAGCCGATACATCACTGGAGTCAGCATCGAAGTCACAG GAGGCCTCTTCATTGGCTGA